Proteins found in one Oryza glaberrima chromosome 4, OglaRS2, whole genome shotgun sequence genomic segment:
- the LOC127772103 gene encoding glycine-rich protein 5-like → MAISSGSSSSSSVFPFFLLALLCVTAVVFPPAAARTFPDDKSGGAVVSGSKFSLPFPSKAAGSGSGSGSGHGFGWTVSHNGFDTTIGFGGGVGGGVGTSRGGGSSAGGGVGVGVGVDVGRGGVDVGIGVGGGGAASSPDGSVGGGGGEGVGIHIGPGGVTVTHGGGGGAGGGSGGGGASGGGSGTGRSGNAVGTGQGSGSANGGTGSGGGSGSGSGQGGSAGGGGGGAGSGGAGGHP, encoded by the coding sequence ATGGCGATCTCTagtggtagtagtagcagcTCCAGTGTCTTCCCCTTTTTCCTCCTTGCGCTCCTGTGTGTTACGGCGGTTGTGttcccgcctgccgccgcgagGACCTTCCCGGATGACaagagcggcggcgccgtcgtcagTGGCAGCAAGTTCTCGCTGCCGTTCCCGAGTAAAGCCGCCGGGTCCGGGAGTGGCTCTGGCAGTGGCCATGGTTTCGGTTGGACGGTGTCGCACAACGGGTTCGACACGACCATCGGGTTCGGCGgaggtgttggcggcggcgtcgggaccagccgtggcggcggctcgAGCGCCGGTggaggcgtcggcgtcggggtcGGCGTCGACGTGGGCAGAGGCGGCGTCGATGTCGGCATCGGCGTTGGCGGAGGCGGTGCCGCGAGCTCGCCCGACGGCagcgtgggtggcggcggcggagaaggcgtaGGCATTCACATCGGCCCTGGCGGCGTGACCGTCACccacggtggcggtggcggcgcaggtggAGGATCCGGCGGGGGTGGTGCTTCCGGCGGAGGTAGCGGGACTGGACGTTCCGGCAACGCCGTGGGCACCGGGCAGGGCTCTGGAAGCGCGAACGGCGGCACGGGCAGTGGCGGAGGGAGTGGGTCCGGCTCAGGGCAGGGAGGAtcggctggaggcggtggcggcggtgccggaagcggcggcgctggcgggcATCCGTGA